In Juglans regia cultivar Chandler chromosome 13, Walnut 2.0, whole genome shotgun sequence, the following proteins share a genomic window:
- the LOC108996170 gene encoding cyclase-like protein 2, translating into MAYLLILLLFCAASLTIPATATATTAYPSVPGTETTDCSLSENYGDLIPVRREVYDGGRIIDISHRYTTDMPSWESSDGVGQFLWLPKSMKNGSLANNSEMKLPAHTGTHVDAPGHVIDRYFDAGFDVDTLDLEVLNGPALLVDVPRDKNITAEVMKFLNIPRGVRRVLFRTLNTDKRLMFKKEFDTSYVGFMKDGAKWLVENTDVKLVGIDYLSVAAFDDLIPSHLVFLEGREIILVEGLKLDDVAAGIYTVHCLPLRLFGAEGSPIRCILIK; encoded by the exons ATGGCTTACCTACTCATCCTCCTCCTATTCTGTGCCGCGTCGCTGACGATCCCCGCCACCGCCACCGCCACCACCGCATACCCCTCTGTCCCTGGCACCGAAACCACCGACTGCTCGCTCTCCGAAAACTACGGCGACCTCATCCCGGTTCGCCGAGAGGTCTATGATGGAGGTCGAATCATCGATATCAGCCACAGGTATACCACGGACATGCCTTCGTGGGAATCGAGTGACGGGGTCGGTCAGTTCCTCTGGCTCCCGAAGAGCATGAAGAACGGTTCACTCGCCAACAACTCGGAAATGAAACTGCCCGCTCACACTGGCACGCACGTTGATGCCCCGGGCCATGTTATCGATCGCTACTTCGACGCTGGCTTCGATGTCGACACGCTTGACTTGGAAGTGCTAAATG GTCCAGCACTGTTAGTTGATGTTCCAAGGGACAAGAACATAACTG CTGAAGTTATGAAGTTTCTAAATATCCCCAGGGGAGTACGTCGGGTCCTTTTCAGAACATTAAATACTGACAA GCGGCTTATGTTTAAAAAGGAGTTTGACACCAGCTATGTGGGATTTATGAAGGATGGAGCGAAATGGTTGGTGGAGAACACCGACGTCAAACTTGTGG GAATTGATTACTTATCGGTTGCTGCCTTTGATGATTTGATCCCATCTCATCTTGTTTTTTTGGAAGGCAGG GAAATCATCCTGGTGGAAGGCCTTAAGCTCGATGACGTCGCTGCAGGAATATATACGGTCCATTGCTTACCTCTTAGGTTGTTTGGTGCTGAGGGATCACCAATCAGATGCATCCTCATCAAATAA
- the LOC108996169 gene encoding probable LRR receptor-like serine/threonine-protein kinase IRK, whose protein sequence is MPNRTILDRRLLLLLLILLRFSFFYSSSVTIQALTSPTDISALKAFKASIKPSSIPPWSCLASWNFATDPCAVPRRTEFICGLTCNYNSTRVTQLVLDPAGYSGTLTPLISHLSQLTTLDLSDNSFFGPIPSSISSLSNLQTLTLRSNSFSGSLPASITSLKSLESLDISHNSLNGFLPNPMNSLSNLRRFDLSYNKLSGSLPKLPPHLLELALKHNSLSGSLSKSSFDGLTQLEVIELSENAFTGTLQAWFFLMPSLQQVDLANNSLTRVEVFKPAGGKSELVAVELGFNKIEGHLPMNFTGHPLLSSLSIRDNRLRGTIPLEYSKTKFLRRLFLDGNFLIGKPPAGFFERDNPVSGSLGDNCLQGCPTSSQLCAPHQKPYAVCKQAYGGKPRS, encoded by the coding sequence ATGCCAAACCGAACCATCCTCGACCgccgcctcctcctcctcctcctcatccttCTCCGCTTCTCTTTCTTCTATTCCAGCAGTGTCACAATCCAAGCCCTCACGTCACCTACTGACATCTCGGCCCTCAAGGCCTTCAAAGCCTCGATCAAACCTTCCTCTATCCCACCCTGGTCCTGCTTAGCCTCCTGGAACTTCGCCACCGATCCATGTGCTGTCCCTCGCCGCACCGAATTTATCTGCGGCCTCACCTGCAACTACAACTCTACACGAGTCACGCAGCTCGTTCTCGACCCGGCTGGCTACTCCGGCACGCTCACCCCCCTCATATCCCATCTCTCCCAGCTCACTACCCTCGACCTCTCCGACAACTCCTTCTTTGGTCCTATTCCTTCCTCCATTTCTTCCCTCTCCAACCTCCAGACCCTGACCCTCCGATCAAACTCGTTCTCTGGCTCCCTCCCCGCCTCCATTACCTCCCTCAAGTCCCTCGAATCCTTGGACATTTCTCACAATTCTCTAAATGGGTTCCTTCCAAACCCGATGAACTCGCTTTCCAATTTGAGACGATTCGATCTGAGTTACAACAAACTCTCCGGATCACTCCCTAAACTCCCGCCACACTTGCTAGAACTCGCTCTAAAGCATAATTCTTTATCTGGGTCTCTGTCCAAATCCTCATTTGACGGGCTGACCCAATTGGAAGTCATTGAACTCAGTGAAAATGCCTTCACGGGGACACTACAGGCTTGGTTCTTTCTCATGCCGTCACTTCAGCAGGTTGACTTGGCCAATAACAGCCTGACACGTGTCGAGGTGTTTAAACCTGCCGGTGGTAAAAGCGAGCTGGTGGCCGTTGAACTGGGATTCAACAAAATCGAGGGGCACTTGCCCATGAATTTCACCGGTCATCCTCTGTTGTCGTCTTTATCAATTCGTGACAACCGTCTACGTGGCACGATCCCGCTGGAGTACAGCAAGACTAAGTTTTTAAGGAGATTGTTTTTGGACGGTAATTTCTTGATCGGGAAGCCACCGGCTGGATTTTTTGAAAGGGACAACCCAGTTTCCGGCAGCTTGGGGGACAATTGTCTGCAGGGGTGTCCAACATCTTCACAGCTGTGTGCGCCTCATCAGAAACCCTACGCGGTTTGCAAGCAAGCATACGGTGGAAAACCGAGGTCCTAA
- the LOC108996172 gene encoding ADP-ribosylation factor 2-like — translation MALAAPTSASLSFSFLDVRAFRSATAKAPAATPRLPLCKCSSTRSSFATGSPLLIRRTYCQKPAPKAMSFSTRCEQSTKDGNSVDVWLGRLAMVGFAVAISVELATGKGLLENFGLTSPLPTVALAITGLVGVLTAIFIFQSASKDLPTMKLRVENVLDMETFSSSISPLGSYCDMGAAISRLAKRLFPKCEMRILMLGLDASGKTTILYKLKLGQITTTIPTIGFNVETVEYKNISFTVWDIGGQDKIRPLWKHYFQNTRGLVFVVDSNDRERIPEARNELHRIIGEYELRNALLLVFANKQDLPNSLSVSEVADKLGLHSLHQHRWYIQSTSAISGQGLYEGLEWLSNNISNKLAV, via the exons ATGGCCTTAGCAGCTCCAACTTCCgcctctctctccttttccttcctcg ATGTTCGTGCCTTTAGGTCAGCCACGGCCAAAGCCCCTGCTGCAACTCCTCGTCTTCCTCTTTGTAAATGTTCATCAACTAGATCTTCCTTCGCCACCGGTTCTCCTCTCT TGATACGCAGAACTTATTGTCAAAAGCCTGCACCCAAAGCTATGTCATTTTCCACAAGATGTGAACAAAGTACCAAGGATGGCAATAGTGTGGATGTATGGCTAGGCCGGCTTGCAATGGTTGGCTTTGCAGTGGCTATTAGTGTGGAGCTAGCAACAGGCAAGGGACTTCTGGAG AATTTTGGGCTCACGTCTCCCCTACCTACAGTAGCCTTGGCAATTACCGGATTGGTGGGTGTTTTGACGGCAATTTTCATCTTCCAGTCTGCTTCGAAAGATT TGCCAACAATGAAATTAAGAGTGGAGAATGTATTAGATATGGAAACT TTTTCATCTTCCATATCTCCGTTGGGTTCGTATTGTGACATGGGTGCTGCCATATCTCGGCTAGCAAAGAGGCTTTTCCCGAAATGTGAAATGAGAATTCTGATGCTGGGTCTTGATGCTTCTGGCAAGACAACCATCCTTTACAAGCTCAAACTGGGTCAGATTACTACCACCATACCGACAATCG GTTTTAATGTGGAGACTGTAGAGTACAAAAATATTAGCTTCACTGTCTGGGATATAGGAGGACAAGATAAG ATTCGACCTTTGTGGAAACATTACTTTCAGAATACTAGAGGATTAGTCTTTGTTGTGGACAGCAATGATAGAGAGAGAATCCCAGAAGCCCGCAATGAGCTTCATCGTATTATTGGCGAG TATGAATTACGCAATGCCTTGCTTCTTGTCTTTGCCAATAAGCAAGACCTTCCAAATTCTCTGAGTGTTTCTGAGGTCGCCGATAAACTTGGTCTACACTCACTCCATCAGCATCGTTG GTACATCCAGAGCACTTCTGCCATATCTGGCCAAGGACTGTATGAAGGCCTCGAGTGGCTATCCAACAATATTTCAAACAAGCTGGCTGTGTGA